A section of the Candidatus Omnitrophota bacterium genome encodes:
- a CDS encoding LamG domain-containing protein yields MKKTILLAIIGVFLMGTNAFAVVGIDAYTVLMLHFDGDDGSTDFMDSSFSNHTVTAHGNAQIDTAESKFGGASGLFDGYADYLTVSDSDDWYFNEDFTIDFWTKFNALPTGASSYVIGSQLTGIPGHQWELYFHEGPGIHRFRLYVVKNNTSYFVVNSDYESYSVDTWYHIALTRNDDWYKIFIDGMQDIAPTYNTFVWENYAANLQIGSWGATYPEYALNGWLDEFRISKGIARWTSDFTPPTSEYEVIPESSSLILLGLGLLGTGIFKRKVKS; encoded by the coding sequence ATGAAAAAGACAATATTATTGGCGATAATAGGCGTGTTTTTGATGGGGACAAACGCATTTGCAGTGGTGGGAATTGATGCATATACAGTATTGATGCTTCATTTTGATGGCGATGATGGCTCAACAGATTTTATGGATAGCTCTTTTAGTAACCATACAGTAACAGCCCATGGCAATGCTCAGATTGATACTGCTGAAAGTAAATTCGGAGGAGCATCGGGTTTATTTGATGGATATGCAGATTATCTTACTGTTTCCGATTCAGATGATTGGTATTTTAATGAAGATTTTACGATAGACTTTTGGACGAAATTTAATGCATTACCAACAGGAGCGAGTTCATATGTTATAGGCTCGCAACTTACTGGTATACCAGGACATCAATGGGAACTTTATTTTCACGAAGGTCCTGGTATTCATCGTTTTAGATTATATGTAGTCAAAAATAACACATCATATTTTGTTGTGAATAGCGACTATGAATCCTATTCTGTTGATACTTGGTATCATATTGCTTTGACTAGAAACGACGATTGGTACAAAATATTCATAGACGGGATGCAAGATATCGCTCCTACCTACAATACTTTTGTTTGGGAAAACTATGCTGCTAATTTGCAAATAGGCTCTTGGGGAGCAACCTATCCCGAATATGCTCTTAATGGTTGGCTAGATGAGTTTCGTATCTCTAAAGGCATAGCTCGTTGGACTTCAGATTTTACTCCCCCGACAAGTGAGTATGAGGTTATTCCTGAATCATCCTCGCTTATCCTCTTAGGTCTTGGTTTACTAGGAACAGGAATATTCAAAAGAAAGGTTAAATCTTAA
- a CDS encoding 16S rRNA (uracil(1498)-N(3))-methyltransferase produces the protein MQRFFTPKENISKKEIIINDARQVHHIKDVLRKRMEDLIEVFDEDNNVYECRIKSIEKNKIIAQIVKMNIATPGGKKVHITLACAIPKKFKFDYIVEKTTELGVDSIIPLITKRSIVRLKDKDIDKKLQRWRRIVIEAAKQSHSLNLPVIESPLDFSALAKKFSDFDCIFVPNLSCKERMIFPEALNMIKGKKRILLLIGPEGDFTPDELEKAIENKALMITLGRQVLRVETAAIVCTGLLSLCLTDI, from the coding sequence ATGCAAAGATTTTTCACTCCTAAAGAAAATATTTCCAAAAAAGAGATTATTATTAATGATGCGAGGCAAGTCCATCATATTAAGGATGTCTTGCGAAAAAGGATGGAGGATTTGATTGAGGTTTTTGATGAAGATAATAACGTCTATGAGTGCAGAATAAAGTCAATTGAGAAAAATAAGATAATTGCCCAAATAGTAAAGATGAATATTGCTACCCCTGGAGGAAAGAAAGTCCATATAACCTTAGCCTGTGCAATTCCTAAAAAATTTAAATTTGACTATATTGTAGAGAAGACAACTGAATTAGGTGTTGATAGTATAATTCCGCTGATAACCAAGCGCAGCATAGTTAGGCTTAAGGATAAAGATATAGATAAGAAACTCCAACGTTGGCGCAGGATTGTAATTGAAGCAGCAAAACAAAGTCATAGCTTGAATCTACCGGTTATTGAGTCGCCTTTAGATTTTAGCGCATTAGCTAAGAAATTTTCGGATTTTGATTGCATATTTGTCCCTAATCTTTCCTGCAAAGAGAGAATGATATTCCCAGAGGCATTAAATATGATTAAAGGGAAGAAACGAATTCTACTCTTAATTGGCCCTGAAGGGGATTTTACCCCGGATGAATTAGAGAAGGCAATAGAAAATAAGGCATTAATGATTACCTTGGGTAGACAGGTACTAAGAGTTGAGACTGCAGCGATTGTCTGCACAGGTTTACTGTCTTTATGTCTTACTGATATTTAG